GACGGAGCATCCAACCGCGGCGGCGCACCTCCGCCATCAGCTGCGCACTCCGCTGAACCACATCATCGGGTATACGGAGATGCTGCTCGAGGACGCGGAGGGCACGCGGCCCGAGCTCGTCGCCGACCTCCGCGGTATTGATGCGGCCGCGCACCGGCTGCTCGTGCTGGTCAATGAGTTTCTGGAGTCGCCCAAGGGAGTGGCCGGAGCGGTCGATCCGGCGGGATTGACGGCGCCGTTCACGGCTGCGATCGACCTGATCATCGCGTCGGCGGAGCGGGTG
Above is a window of Candidatus Methylomirabilota bacterium DNA encoding:
- a CDS encoding histidine kinase dimerization/phospho-acceptor domain-containing protein, with the protein product MTEHPTAAAHLRHQLRTPLNHIIGYTEMLLEDAEGTRPELVADLRGIDAAAHRLLVLVNEFLESPKGVAGAVDPAGLTAPFTAAIDLIIASAERV